The Cyclopterus lumpus isolate fCycLum1 chromosome 6, fCycLum1.pri, whole genome shotgun sequence genome contains a region encoding:
- the LOC117732878 gene encoding GRAM domain-containing protein 4-like produces MRKHLDRIRFRGQRRDEFLDLADSPNTSDTECTEEAAIKPPLAAREVEEQLREAEAEQQSDAQAGPGTFSAAFHDDSRTDLNEVKGHLEIALLEKHFLQEELKKLKEESNVDSLRQELERERSRCSELELKINDVLKPRLEDSPSLTPKAPPPAAPPAVTSTDKQKDTLPDSFLKWLYGRFGVYIEDFRFQPEEPTVEPEEPLSAKRLTENMRRLKRGFKPVTNFKRNLTALSSWNSVYTSAIAFIVYMYAAWHGWAVPMFLFLAILRLSLNCLIARGWRIQWSIVPEVSEPVEPPKEELTVSEKFQLVLDVAQKAQNLFGRMANILEKIKNLFMWVQPELTQKLYVGLWVAFISSCLLPFQLLGFFIGVYAGIKFFIIDFVFKRCLKLRQRFDTPYIIWTNLPTDLQLKERGGTTLSRRVTVTAGRSCLGAAAPPGVSRDDDAGRYSKRGAFHDVFSLPESERPLTVCEGGWRCCLINRDKKTPTDYIRNGYLYVTENHLCFESSSSRSGSSKKNKVIKLLDIIDIQKYKVLSVLPGSGMGISIATPSTQKPMVFGAMIHRDEAFDAISTQYMKIQNATAATGPETL; encoded by the exons ATGCGGAAGCACCTGGACAGGATCCGGTTCCGGGGCCAGAGGCGGGACGAGTTCCTGGACCTGGCCGATTCGCCCAACACGTCCGACACGGAGTGCACCGAGGAGGCCGCCATCAAACCGCCGCTCGCCGccagggaggtggaggagcagctgagggAGGCGGAGGCGGAGCAGCAGAGCGACGCTCAG GCCGGTCCAGGAACCTTTTCTGCAGCTTTTCATGACGACTCGAGGACGGATCTCaacgaggtcaaaggtcacctagAAATCGCCCTGTTAGAGAAACACTTCCTGC aggaggagctgaagaaacTCAAAGAGGAGTCCAACGTGGATTCCCTGAGgcaggagctggagagggagcGCAGCAGGTGCTCCGAGCTGGAGCTGAAGATCAACGACGTGCTGAAGCCCAG ACTCGAAGACTCGCCTTCTCTGACTCctaaagccccgccccctgctgctccGCCTGCAGTCACCAGCACAG ACAAGCAGAAGGACACTTTGCCCGACAGCTTCCTGAAGTGGCTTTACGGCCGCTTCGGCGTTTACATCGAGGACTTCCGCTTCCAGCCGGAGGAGCCGACGGTGGAGCCGGAGGAGCCGCTGAGCGCCAAGAG GTTGACTGAGAACATGAGACGGCTCA aaCGAGGATTCAAACCTGTGACCAATTTCAAGAGGAACCTCACTGCCTTATCCAGCTGGAACTCCGTCTACACGTCAGCCATCGCCTTCATT gtctACATGTATGCGGCGTGGCACGGCTGGGCCGTCCCCATGTTCCTGTTTCTCGCCATTCTCCGCCTCTCCTTGAATTGCCTCATCGCCAG AGGCTGGAGGATCCAGTGGAGCATCGTACCTGAGGTCTCGGAGCCCGTG GAGCCGCCGAAAGAAGAGCTCACGGTGTCGGAGAAGTTCCAGCTGGTTCTGGACGTCGCTCAGAAAGCTCAG AATCTGTTCGGGAGGATGGCGAACATCCTGGAGAAAATAAAGAA tctgttCATGTGGGTTCAGCCGGAGTTGACCCAGAAGCTGTACGTTGGTCTGTGGGTGgccttcatctcctcctgccTGCTGCCCTTCCAACTGCTGGGATTCTTCATAG gTGTGTACGCGGGTATCAAGTTCTTCATCATCGACTTCGTCTTCAAGCGCTGCCTCAAGCTGCGGCAGCGCTTCGACACGCCGTACATCATCTGGACCAACTTGCCCACCGACCTGCAGCTGAAGGAGCGCGGCGGCACCACGCTGAGCAGACGG gtgaccGTGACGGCCGGCCGCAGCTGCCTCGGCGCCGCAGCTCCTCCGGGCGTCAGCCGGGACGATGACGCGGGGCGATACTCCAAGAGAGGAGCTTTCCACGACGTCTTCAGCCTGCCGGAGAGCGAGCGCCCTCTgacag TGTGTGAGGGCGGCTGGCGCTGCTGCCTCATCAACAGGGACAAGAAGACGCCGACGGACTACATCCGCAACGGGTACCTCTACGTCACCGAGAA TCATCTGTGCTTCGAGAGCTCCAGCTCCAGATCCGGATCCTCCAAGAAGAACAAGGTCATCAAGCTGCTCGACATCATCGACATCCAGAAG TACAAAGTTCTGTCCGTGCTGCCCGGGTCCGGGATGGGCATCTCCATCGCCACGCCTTCCACCCAGAAG CCGATGGTGTTCGGCGCGATGATCCACAGGGACGAGGCCTTCGACGCCATCTCCACTCAGTACATGAAGATCCAGAACGCGACGGCAGCCACCGGCCCGGAGACTCTGTGA